The Magnolia sinica isolate HGM2019 chromosome 3, MsV1, whole genome shotgun sequence genome includes the window ATTTATCTCATGTAATGCGTATGTTGTACTTTATTTTCCGAACTAGGCATTCAGCTGCATTTTCTTCAATCGACTAAAAAGTGTTTCTGGAATTCTTGAGGACCTTTAATCCCTGCTTTTTGCTTCAATATCTGGTTTGACTGTGACTCATTTAGAACTCGGGCTTGAAGTTCAGGGTGCCACTCTGAATCTGGATATAGTCAGTTCTATCTGGCATTTGTATTTCacaaatcagttttttttttataaaaaaaatatatattatcctTATTGGATTTTGTTTTATTGCAGGTTCCACTTATCCCTACCATTGAATCTCTTCCAGATAGACCAGGAGAACCTGATTGTCCAGTAAGTGGATGGATTCAAATAATTTTTGTTCCCATTGGCTGCTGCACTGCTCTTTTGAGTTCTTCCTCTCTCTATGTTCTACTTATTCAGTTGTTGCATCAATGTGACCTAGTACTTCTTGAAGACTCAAAGATGCAAGTTCGGCTCCAGGTGCAAGTTCAACCATCCAAAAGACAATGTTTTAAATGTATCTGCTGGAGGTATTGGTGCAGAGGTAAATCATTGACTTTGCCAAATTCTTTTGTCTGTGGTCATTGAATATTGCCTCTCCTTTCTTATGATTTATGTGTGACTGTAGGGTGCTTTGGTAACAGCTGATACTTCTGTATTACCCGAGAGGCCATCTGAGCCAATATGTTCGGTAAgatatttttcctctttttttgtgTTCTTATAAGAGTATTATATTTATCCCTGTTTTTTTGTGTTCTTatatttataagatattcttCACTTGTTACCCACCCCATCCTGTAACTTTCAAACATATTACAGTATTACGCAAAGACTGGACAGTGTAAATTTGGTGTGAATTGCAAGTTTCATCACCCGAAAGATGTTCAAATACCATCAGGTGGACAAGATCCTGGTAGCGGAGAGCAGAATGAATCAGCTATGAAGGATGCTGAGGTGGATGCAAGGCCAATGAAGACATTTGTTCCATTCACCCCAGCATTGCTGCATAATTCCAAGGGATTGCCAATAAGACTGGTAAGAAGCTGTAAAAagatttagggtgcatttggttgcaccagatatcatgaaatttcatgattaatcggcctaatttggtgcagaatatcatgaaatttgatgatatctGGTCCAAACCAAACAAACCCTTAATCAGCACAATATCCATATTTTATTGTCTTCTTCTCTATTTATAAAAAGCCAGTTCTCTGTTTTTCACatgcaatagcttttcaggaCATAAGGTCGTATATCAATTGCCACTGGCTCTGTGGTCTTTGTTGTGTTATAATCATGTAGAATTCTTCTTTTActtctcatttttaagctcatgtatTGTACTCTCTACTGTCTACTGGGGCAATCATTGGAGCCTGTTGCTGTAAAGGCTGTTTTCCTTTGGAAAATAGTGCCTACACCATGTGATCTTTAGAAGGTCATAGTTTAAAGATTTTCTCAAGTAATGATTAGCGGCACAATTGAGTAAAACATGCAGTGTCCTCTCTTCTCTCATATGCATTGATTGTTGCATTCTGTAGGGTGAAGTGGATTGTCCATTCTACCTCAAGACTGGCAGGTGAGATTCATGTCTGCAGGAATTATTTTGGTCACCTGCCTAGGCAAATTTTCATGCATTTATACGACTTAACTCAGCACTCAAGTTTGTCTTTTGTCACTCAGTTGTAAGTATGGTGCCACTTGCCGCTATAATCATCCGGACAGACATGGTATGCTTCTTGTCCAATAGAAATAATTATATTTACAATCGGGGATCATTTGATCCATTTTATTCATGATGTTCATGCTTTGATTTTTACTGGCGGATATCTTACGCAGCTATCAATCCACCAGTTGTTGGTGCTCTAGGCCATGCGCTTATAACCTCTCCAGCCACCAATCTTCCAATTGGAGTCATAAATCCTGCTGCATCTATTCTTCCAAACATTGATCCACGTTTGGCTCAGACAGCGGTAAATTAACTATTAAGCATTCTTAATTTCGTGCTGCACTGATGACCAGAATTGCGAGCTCTACTAGTATGTTTTATTTAATAGAATTACCAGGCGTTCAAAAATATCAAACACCATTTTCTTATCAAATGTTATTCTTTGTAACTATGAGAACTTTTAGCTTTGATCTGTGATTAAATTCTCCTCTTTCAATGTTGCAGCTGGGATTGGGCCCAACTATATATCCTCAACGACCTGGACAGATGGAATGTGATGTAAGTATCGCTACAATCTCTTACTattgtcctttttttttgttttttttgtttttggaaagATTACTATAGTCCTTATTTAATGCTCAAAATTACTATAGTTCGTATTTACTGCTCATAAATTGTTTTAAAATGTTTGAGGAAGATTGAGCTTTTTCCATCCTCATCTTCCAAGGTGTCAAGGGGCAATCCAGCTTTTGCATAATTGCTGAGGCAAATAAGTCCTGGCTTCTTGGTGATTCCTGCAGTTCCAATTCATAAAATTGGTCAATCACAGTATAACTGGCATTGGAAACTCCAGTTTGACCTTGTATCAGCCAAAGCATCAGCTGGGTTGGTACACTGACATGTTTTTTTTGCATTGGCATGTCAGCTATGAGACACCATCCTTATCTGAAGAGACACCTGCTGGCAGCAGTTCGTTGATAAGCTAGAGAAAAAGAAATGAGTAATTTCAAACTTTGGTATCAGCTATATTTTGGGAAATTCAATACTGCCATCATCTGAGATTGCCTTATATTTCACAAACCTGTGGCAATTTAAATCTGTAACTGATCAGTCTACTTGCAACAATATATTTGTTGAGCTCCTTTCTGAAACATCCTGCAGGAATGTGGcataacttttttctttttcccttttctgtTAATTTATATAACCTTTTTCCGTATTTTACAAGAAATAACATACTGTTTTGTTAGTGATTCCGCTTTAGCCTACCCCAACTAATAAGGATAAagcttatgatgatgatgaagtgattcatttttcctttctttctttcttcttttttattggtGCAGTTCTACATGAAAACTGGAGAATGCAAATTTGGAGAAAGATGCAAATTCCATCACCCAATTGATAGGTCAGCACCCACACCATCAATGATGAAGCAGGTCCAAGAAAACGTAAAGCTTACTCTCGCTGGCCTTCCAAGAAGAGAGGTCTGTGTACTCATCAATGCATTTACGTGATCCCTCTTTCTGGTTTTCCTTCTTGTACATTGATTCTAGGAGTTTACAGTAGCAATCAGGCTTTGTGAAAATCAATTCCATGTTTAGTAGTATCTGAACTCCAAAGTGCCCTGCAGCTTTATTTTCAGAGGTGCAGGTTATTTTCTGCTTTCTCAAGTTAGTTCTGCAGTCCTTTCTAGATGTATTATATTTCCTTCAGTTTCCATATGCCAAGTTTACTGGACTTTGTGAATATAGGCAAAccttggattttttttctttctttttttcattttctctcttcctcAACGAGATGTTGCATGGACACAGATAAGAGGTGAAATCCCGTAAAGGTGTCAGATTTGCCAAACCCCATAAAATAGGACTTGTCAATTTGGCAACATATTTTAATTAACTTCTAAAATCGTGGATCCAAAACATTCATTCATTTATACAaataggagcaagccatggtgcaaaaatcatgccaatcggatgatcctaaacatttgatcaatagcatgaaaaatggacagtcaagattgagcggagaaacaaaataggttcttatcatcatcttgaaacatatatttgatagatcccactttgtattgcttatgattccaaaataggactttggtttgatgattctaaacaTGTGATCTATGGCTCATAAATAATGGACTGTTATAAGAATTTGGCTCCATTAaaaggttaagatcatccaatcgggTGATTCCTGCACCATGGCTTGCTTGcatggtactattgaatgaactgtCCAGGTTGATGATCAAGCATCCTACATGTCGTTTAATCCCATTATGTATGCCACTATGACATGaagtctctccctccctcctccctctctctctcggcACTCATTAATGTGTTTTTCCTTGgaaaattgatggggacatcacgcgcacacgcacgccccccctatgcacgtacataaggaggaggagggccccaccatcgatctggatcgatgacgacatccatggagggcctcctagttagatgactgcgttttggttcgttggagtggacccaataATCATGCG containing:
- the LOC131240872 gene encoding zinc finger CCCH domain-containing protein 8-like, whose product is MANPLYGYNTSYGGASLPSVYSSRLSSGSITDPYMSDPSLIGASRYLSSDPLSANESSKFSVLDRGSLFLNQSDSLRFSGSEIGGPGSFARGVGAAVGTPSLYSQTSWPGVDGLGAVEPAVPGVKRSAAEALYHQTVLGSHSTFGQSEALFSTNSLAKRPRFESTSNLPIYPQRPGEKDCAHYMLTRTCKFGESCKFDHPIWVPEGGIPDWKEVPLIPTIESLPDRPGEPDCPYFLKTQRCKFGSRCKFNHPKDNVLNVSAGGIGAEGALVTADTSVLPERPSEPICSYYAKTGQCKFGVNCKFHHPKDVQIPSGGQDPGSGEQNESAMKDAEVDARPMKTFVPFTPALLHNSKGLPIRLGEVDCPFYLKTGSCKYGATCRYNHPDRHAINPPVVGALGHALITSPATNLPIGVINPAASILPNIDPRLAQTALGLGPTIYPQRPGQMECDFYMKTGECKFGERCKFHHPIDRSAPTPSMMKQVQENVKLTLAGLPRREGAVICAFYMKTGTCKYGATCRFDHPPPGEVIAMAAAQGMSGGGEERDAEIAEAEAAVATPDVAEQQ